A window from Festucalex cinctus isolate MCC-2025b chromosome 12, RoL_Fcin_1.0, whole genome shotgun sequence encodes these proteins:
- the ktn1 gene encoding kinectin isoform X1: protein MALDIYDSQYLLILVPLLVVALLFLFFMLFTKETSYDEVLARQKRDLKLPPSKPDVRKKNEKKKSKKKESASVTGAGGGGGESEEDQGDFEAADGGQSSTLELVVEPRPVAAADPVPPARSTFVPVPASTEASAGLRERKKKEKKVATKAAAATTAASGAATSSPPEGPEVNISKMMGHRVEPPLVSSKQPRPPSPQLEIKVEVTQTAAVCQTPPQASKKKEKKKQKLDAVNDQQPAHKVEQAPVKKEAPHMAETPHVAETKVFSNAAPSAPSGKKGFKKQKIEPVEQSHVLTDSAASTNHQTAHNNDVPLKGKKQKNETDKENKEVKLNELLSGLSSITLSEAEAVCLIAVLQEKSPSAVDAWHKSAVKSDPAAQEQGRLLTTLQEEASIAKDKVKQLSQELQVSKQKTGRVEAMLREQCSALEKELAGMQAKAQGSYQELQTMQIKFQQVREQLESQITRLQQENGILRDAVSTATNQMESKNTAEMNKLRSDYAALMIELADNNAKLQQEEHQRKSLEVSYKQNVSQLEAQLQDAKRRWEELQNFLHSVNADREKLQASKQELHSQLLTAENEMNTKNKELQTLHSSLTEAMVSKERLEQRVMELQVSQHSISDDSMQARAQELMNENKGLQAQKETLQAQNVNLHAQISTQASHVSHIEELQKLLADKELQRKSLEDSLNAERSSGASRETNMQALHNDNMSLKAEIQNLRAQIADQTASLLAFEQMQRSVQEKEENMKTVESLLEKGLIEVANKEEELKTVREENEALKQQLLALQGKVADQVSSESIVQELQSKIQERDLKLKSMEDSLQAAQDSYSAKAQTVEALEKQFAALQVEMEQLRQKEPSEELTRLYSQLQVLQAQLGAKDHEIQHLQTELRERFEKAQQQQTVNAVPSPELLTALTEKDKQVTELQSELCELKESLELHRKKNNELREKNWSAMEALSATESMLQGKLSKAIKENQATLALSEAECRNFLHRLLPNVPLPNEQNHQEWLCSFERNVIESSAAQSTHVSGCSEDLSEKLKEAEEAQRVLQVDCETYKKVLAETEGILQRLQNSVEQEESRWKVKVELSQVELREMSQKVTTLEQEVERLSDGVELENLRREKQHLESELERAERESATYVTEVRELKDLLTELQTRLDGSYTEAIRQNEELNLLKTQLTVTLSKLEAEENERQQVAGDLYKAQQSLDLIQGELSKVTDNADGLIENSSLSSQREELDRNEKMTAGLNQTVWELQQLLQSVSRQLTKDAEADKDVLKL from the exons ATGGCGCTGGATATCTACGACTCTCAGTACCTGCTCATCCTGGTCCCATTGCTGGTCGttgccctcctcttcctcttcttcatgCTCTTCACAAAGGAAACCTCCTACGATGAGGTTCTGGCTCGGCAGAAACGTGACCTCAAGTTACCGCCATCCAAGCCAGATGTCCGCAAGAAGAACGAAAAGAAGAAGAGTAAGAAGAAGGAGAGTGCGAGTGTGACAGGTGCAGGAGGTGGCGGAGGGGAGTCTGAAGAGGACCAAGGGGACTTTGAGGCAGCTGATGGTGGCCAAAGCTCCACCCTGGAGTTGGTTGTGGAGCCAAGACCAGTGGCTGCAGCAGATCCTGTTCCACCAGCACGTTCTACGTTTGTGCCAGTTCCAGCATCAACAGAGGCTTCTGCTGGCTTGAGGGagagaaagaagaaagagaaaaaagttGCAACAAAAGCCGCTGCTGCTACGACTGCAGCATCAGGTGCAGCAACATCATCTCCTCCCGAGGGGCCAGAAGTAAACATCTCCAAGATGATGGGACACAGAGTAGAACCACCTCTGGTTTCCAGCAAACAGCCCAGACCACCTTCTCCACAGCTTGAGATCAAGGTTGAAGTTACCCAGACAGCTGCTGTGTGTCAAACCCCCCCACAGGCTtccaagaagaaggagaagaagaagcaaaaGTTGGATGCAG TGAATGACCAGCAGCCAGCACACAAAGTAGAGCAGGCGCCAGTTAAGAAGGAAGCTCCTCATATGGCCGAAACTCCTCATGTGGCTGAAACCAAAGTTTTCTCCAATGCAGCTCCAAGTGCTCCCAGTGGAAAGAAGGGCTTCAAGAAACAGAAGATAGAGCCTG TTGAACAGTCCCATGTTCTGACTGACTCAGCGGCCTCTACCAACCACCAGACGGCCCACAATAATGATGTACCTTTGAAAGGAAAGAAACAGAAGAATGAGACAGACAAAG AGAACAAGGAAGTGAAGCTCAACGAGCTGCTCTCAGGGCTGTCCTCAATCACCCTCTCTGAAGCTGAGGCTGTCTGTTTGATTGCTGTTCTCCAAGAGAAGAGCCCAAGCGCGGTAGATGCCTGGCACAAA TCTGCTGTTAAATCTGATCCAGCTGCTCAGGAACAAGGGCGTCTCCTAACCACGCTTCAGGAGGAGGCATCCATTGCTAAGGATAAAGTCAAACAACTCAGCCAG GAGCTCCAGGTTTCGAAGCAGAAGACGGGCCGGGTGGAAGCAATGCTGCGAGAGCAGTGTTCAGCGTTGGAGAAAGAACTGGCAGGCATGCAAGCCAAAGCACAAGGAAGCTACCAAGAGCTCCAGACCATGCAGATCAAG TTCCAACAGGTCAGGGAACAGCTAGAGAGTCAGATCACTCGCCTACAGCAGGAGAACGGCATCCTGCGGGATGCAGTCAGCACAGCCACCAACCAGATGGAGAGCAA GAATACGGCCGAGATGAACAAACTGCGTTCCGATTATGCGGCGCTGATGATAGAGTTGGCGGACAACAATGCCAAGCTGCAGCAGGAGGAGCACCAGAGGAAGTCGCTGGAGGTCAGCTACAAGCAGAACGTGTCTCAGCTGGAG GCCCAACTGCAAGATGCTAAGCGACGCTGGGAGGAACTGCAAAACTTCCTCCATAGTGTCAATGCTGACCGAGAAAAGCTTCAGGCCTCAAAGCAAG AACTCCACAGTCAGCTGCTGACAGCGGAGAATGAGATGAACACTAAGAATAAAGAGCTTCAGACCCTCCATAGCAGCCTGACTGAAGCCATGGTCTCTAAAGAAAGACTGGAGCAAAGAGTGATGGAGCTGCAGGTGTCCCAGCACAGTATCTCTGATGATTCCATGCAGGCTCGTGCTCAG GAGCtcatgaatgaaaacaaaggtCTTCAAGCCCAAAAGGAAACACTGCAAGCACAAAACGTGAACCTACATGCCCAGATCTCAACACAG GCCAGCCATGTCTCCCACATTGAGGAGCTACAGAAGCT ACTGGCTGACAAGGAGTTGCAGAGAAAGAGCCTGGAGGATTCTTTGAATGCTGAACGGAGCAGCGGCGCCAGTCGAGAAACTAACATGCAG GCATTGCACAATGACAACATGTCACTGAAGGCAGAGATTCAGAATTTGCGGGCACAGATTGCTGATCAG ACTGCCTCCCTCCTGGCTTTCGAACAGATGCAGAGGAG TGTACAGGAgaaagaggagaacatgaaaactGTAGAGAGCCTACTGGAGAAGGGGCTAATCGAAGTAGCCAACAAGGAGGAGGAACTAAAG ACTGTCAGAGAGGAGAATGAGGCACTAAAGCAACAATTGTTGGCCCTTCAAGGAAAAGTGGCTGATCAG GTATCATCAGAGTCAATTGTGCAAGAACTGCAAAgcaa GATCCAAGAGAGGGATTTGAAGCTGAAGTCAATGGAGGACAGTCTGCAAGCAGCACAAGACAGCTACTCAGCCAAAGCACAGACTGTTGAG GCTCTGGAGAAGCAGTTTGCCGCCCTGCAGGTAGAGATGGAGCAGCTGAGACAGAAGGAGCCATCAGAAGAGCTCACCAGATTGTATAGCCAGCTCCAAGTACTCCAAGCTCA GCTCGGTGCAAAAGACCACGAGATTCAGCACCTACAGACTGAGCTTAGAGAAAGGTTTGAGAAAGCACAGCAACAG CAGACTGTTAATGCAGTACCAAGCCCAGAGCTTCTAACAGC GTTGACTGAGAAGGACAAGCAAGTTACAGAACTGCAGAGTGAACTGTGTGAGCTGAAGGAATCTCTGGAGCTTCACAGAAAGAAGAACAAT GAGCTCCGGGAGAAAAACTGGAGTGCAATGGAAGCTCTGTCAGCCACCGAGTCCATGCTTCAAGGAAAACTCAGCAAAGCTATCAAG GAAAACCAGGCGACACTGGCGTTGTCTGAGGCTGAGTGTCGCAATTTTCTGCATAGACTTTTGCCCAACGTGCCTCTGCCCAATGAACAA AATCATCAGGAGTGGCTCTGCAGTTTTGAGAGAAATGTCATAGAGAGTTCAGCTGCACAATCCACCCATGTATCAGGGTGTTCCGAG GACCTGTCTGAGAAGCTGAAAGAAGCTGAGGAAGCCCAAAGGGTTCTACAGGTCGACTGTGAGACGTACAAGAAGGTTTTAGCAGAAACg GAGGGCATCCTGCAGCGCCTCCAGAACAGTGTGGAGCAGGAAGAGTCCAGATGGAAGGTGAAGGTGGAGCTATCGCAGGTCGAGCTGAGAGAG ATGAGCCAGAAAGTCACAACACTGGAGCAGGAGGTTGAGAGACTAAGTGATGGAGTGGAATTGGAAAAT TTGAGAAGAGAGAAGCAGCACTTGGAGTCAGAGTTGGAGAGGGCAGAGCGCGAGAGTGCCACGTACGTGACAGAGGTCCGAGAG CTCAAAGATCTGTTGACTGAATTGCAGACCAGACTTGATGGCTCATATACAGAAGCCATCAGGCAGAATGAGGAGCTGAATTTG CTGAAGACTCAGCTCACAGTGACCCTATCCAAACTGGAGGCAGAAGAGAATGAGAGGCAGCAGGTTGCAGGTGATCTCTATAAG GCCCAGCAATCTTTAGACCTGATCCAAGGGGAGCTCTCCAAAGTGACAGACAACGCAGATGGCCTGATAGAGAACAGCAGTTTGTCCTCACAAAGA GAAGAGCTCGACAGAAATGAAAAGATGACTGCAGGACTCAACCAAACAGTCTGGGAATTGCAGCAGCTGCTACAAAGTGTTAGCCGACAACTCACCAAGGATGCG GAGGCTGACAAAGATGTGTTGAAACTATAG
- the ktn1 gene encoding kinectin isoform X2, which translates to MALDIYDSQYLLILVPLLVVALLFLFFMLFTKETSYDEVLARQKRDLKLPPSKPDVRKKNEKKKSKKKESASVTGAGGGGGESEEDQGDFEAADGGQSSTLELVVEPRPVAAADPVPPARSTFVPVPASTEASAGLRERKKKEKKVATKAAAATTAASGAATSSPPEGPEVNISKMMGHRVEPPLVSSKQPRPPSPQLEIKVEVTQTAAVCQTPPQASKKKEKKKQKLDAVNDQQPAHKVEQAPVKKEAPHMAETPHVAETKVFSNAAPSAPSGKKGFKKQKIEPVEQSHVLTDSAASTNHQTAHNNDVPLKGKKQKNETDKENKEVKLNELLSGLSSITLSEAEAVCLIAVLQEKSPSAVDAWHKSAVKSDPAAQEQGRLLTTLQEEASIAKDKVKQLSQELQVSKQKTGRVEAMLREQCSALEKELAGMQAKAQGSYQELQTMQIKFQQVREQLESQITRLQQENGILRDAVSTATNQMESKNTAEMNKLRSDYAALMIELADNNAKLQQEEHQRKSLEVSYKQNVSQLEAQLQDAKRRWEELQNFLHSVNADREKLQASKQELHSQLLTAENEMNTKNKELQTLHSSLTEAMVSKERLEQRVMELQVSQHSISDDSMQARAQELMNENKGLQAQKETLQAQNVNLHAQISTQASHVSHIEELQKLLADKELQRKSLEDSLNAERSSGASRETNMQALHNDNMSLKAEIQNLRAQIADQTASLLAFEQMQRSVQEKEENMKTVESLLEKGLIEVANKEEELKTVREENEALKQQLLALQGKVADQVSSESIVQELQSKIQERDLKLKSMEDSLQAAQDSYSAKAQTVEALEKQFAALQVEMEQLRQKEPSEELTRLYSQLQVLQAQLGAKDHEIQHLQTELRERFEKAQQQTVNAVPSPELLTALTEKDKQVTELQSELCELKESLELHRKKNNELREKNWSAMEALSATESMLQGKLSKAIKENQATLALSEAECRNFLHRLLPNVPLPNEQNHQEWLCSFERNVIESSAAQSTHVSGCSEDLSEKLKEAEEAQRVLQVDCETYKKVLAETEGILQRLQNSVEQEESRWKVKVELSQVELREMSQKVTTLEQEVERLSDGVELENLRREKQHLESELERAERESATYVTEVRELKDLLTELQTRLDGSYTEAIRQNEELNLLKTQLTVTLSKLEAEENERQQVAGDLYKAQQSLDLIQGELSKVTDNADGLIENSSLSSQREELDRNEKMTAGLNQTVWELQQLLQSVSRQLTKDAEADKDVLKL; encoded by the exons ATGGCGCTGGATATCTACGACTCTCAGTACCTGCTCATCCTGGTCCCATTGCTGGTCGttgccctcctcttcctcttcttcatgCTCTTCACAAAGGAAACCTCCTACGATGAGGTTCTGGCTCGGCAGAAACGTGACCTCAAGTTACCGCCATCCAAGCCAGATGTCCGCAAGAAGAACGAAAAGAAGAAGAGTAAGAAGAAGGAGAGTGCGAGTGTGACAGGTGCAGGAGGTGGCGGAGGGGAGTCTGAAGAGGACCAAGGGGACTTTGAGGCAGCTGATGGTGGCCAAAGCTCCACCCTGGAGTTGGTTGTGGAGCCAAGACCAGTGGCTGCAGCAGATCCTGTTCCACCAGCACGTTCTACGTTTGTGCCAGTTCCAGCATCAACAGAGGCTTCTGCTGGCTTGAGGGagagaaagaagaaagagaaaaaagttGCAACAAAAGCCGCTGCTGCTACGACTGCAGCATCAGGTGCAGCAACATCATCTCCTCCCGAGGGGCCAGAAGTAAACATCTCCAAGATGATGGGACACAGAGTAGAACCACCTCTGGTTTCCAGCAAACAGCCCAGACCACCTTCTCCACAGCTTGAGATCAAGGTTGAAGTTACCCAGACAGCTGCTGTGTGTCAAACCCCCCCACAGGCTtccaagaagaaggagaagaagaagcaaaaGTTGGATGCAG TGAATGACCAGCAGCCAGCACACAAAGTAGAGCAGGCGCCAGTTAAGAAGGAAGCTCCTCATATGGCCGAAACTCCTCATGTGGCTGAAACCAAAGTTTTCTCCAATGCAGCTCCAAGTGCTCCCAGTGGAAAGAAGGGCTTCAAGAAACAGAAGATAGAGCCTG TTGAACAGTCCCATGTTCTGACTGACTCAGCGGCCTCTACCAACCACCAGACGGCCCACAATAATGATGTACCTTTGAAAGGAAAGAAACAGAAGAATGAGACAGACAAAG AGAACAAGGAAGTGAAGCTCAACGAGCTGCTCTCAGGGCTGTCCTCAATCACCCTCTCTGAAGCTGAGGCTGTCTGTTTGATTGCTGTTCTCCAAGAGAAGAGCCCAAGCGCGGTAGATGCCTGGCACAAA TCTGCTGTTAAATCTGATCCAGCTGCTCAGGAACAAGGGCGTCTCCTAACCACGCTTCAGGAGGAGGCATCCATTGCTAAGGATAAAGTCAAACAACTCAGCCAG GAGCTCCAGGTTTCGAAGCAGAAGACGGGCCGGGTGGAAGCAATGCTGCGAGAGCAGTGTTCAGCGTTGGAGAAAGAACTGGCAGGCATGCAAGCCAAAGCACAAGGAAGCTACCAAGAGCTCCAGACCATGCAGATCAAG TTCCAACAGGTCAGGGAACAGCTAGAGAGTCAGATCACTCGCCTACAGCAGGAGAACGGCATCCTGCGGGATGCAGTCAGCACAGCCACCAACCAGATGGAGAGCAA GAATACGGCCGAGATGAACAAACTGCGTTCCGATTATGCGGCGCTGATGATAGAGTTGGCGGACAACAATGCCAAGCTGCAGCAGGAGGAGCACCAGAGGAAGTCGCTGGAGGTCAGCTACAAGCAGAACGTGTCTCAGCTGGAG GCCCAACTGCAAGATGCTAAGCGACGCTGGGAGGAACTGCAAAACTTCCTCCATAGTGTCAATGCTGACCGAGAAAAGCTTCAGGCCTCAAAGCAAG AACTCCACAGTCAGCTGCTGACAGCGGAGAATGAGATGAACACTAAGAATAAAGAGCTTCAGACCCTCCATAGCAGCCTGACTGAAGCCATGGTCTCTAAAGAAAGACTGGAGCAAAGAGTGATGGAGCTGCAGGTGTCCCAGCACAGTATCTCTGATGATTCCATGCAGGCTCGTGCTCAG GAGCtcatgaatgaaaacaaaggtCTTCAAGCCCAAAAGGAAACACTGCAAGCACAAAACGTGAACCTACATGCCCAGATCTCAACACAG GCCAGCCATGTCTCCCACATTGAGGAGCTACAGAAGCT ACTGGCTGACAAGGAGTTGCAGAGAAAGAGCCTGGAGGATTCTTTGAATGCTGAACGGAGCAGCGGCGCCAGTCGAGAAACTAACATGCAG GCATTGCACAATGACAACATGTCACTGAAGGCAGAGATTCAGAATTTGCGGGCACAGATTGCTGATCAG ACTGCCTCCCTCCTGGCTTTCGAACAGATGCAGAGGAG TGTACAGGAgaaagaggagaacatgaaaactGTAGAGAGCCTACTGGAGAAGGGGCTAATCGAAGTAGCCAACAAGGAGGAGGAACTAAAG ACTGTCAGAGAGGAGAATGAGGCACTAAAGCAACAATTGTTGGCCCTTCAAGGAAAAGTGGCTGATCAG GTATCATCAGAGTCAATTGTGCAAGAACTGCAAAgcaa GATCCAAGAGAGGGATTTGAAGCTGAAGTCAATGGAGGACAGTCTGCAAGCAGCACAAGACAGCTACTCAGCCAAAGCACAGACTGTTGAG GCTCTGGAGAAGCAGTTTGCCGCCCTGCAGGTAGAGATGGAGCAGCTGAGACAGAAGGAGCCATCAGAAGAGCTCACCAGATTGTATAGCCAGCTCCAAGTACTCCAAGCTCA GCTCGGTGCAAAAGACCACGAGATTCAGCACCTACAGACTGAGCTTAGAGAAAGGTTTGAGAAAGCACAGCAACAG ACTGTTAATGCAGTACCAAGCCCAGAGCTTCTAACAGC GTTGACTGAGAAGGACAAGCAAGTTACAGAACTGCAGAGTGAACTGTGTGAGCTGAAGGAATCTCTGGAGCTTCACAGAAAGAAGAACAAT GAGCTCCGGGAGAAAAACTGGAGTGCAATGGAAGCTCTGTCAGCCACCGAGTCCATGCTTCAAGGAAAACTCAGCAAAGCTATCAAG GAAAACCAGGCGACACTGGCGTTGTCTGAGGCTGAGTGTCGCAATTTTCTGCATAGACTTTTGCCCAACGTGCCTCTGCCCAATGAACAA AATCATCAGGAGTGGCTCTGCAGTTTTGAGAGAAATGTCATAGAGAGTTCAGCTGCACAATCCACCCATGTATCAGGGTGTTCCGAG GACCTGTCTGAGAAGCTGAAAGAAGCTGAGGAAGCCCAAAGGGTTCTACAGGTCGACTGTGAGACGTACAAGAAGGTTTTAGCAGAAACg GAGGGCATCCTGCAGCGCCTCCAGAACAGTGTGGAGCAGGAAGAGTCCAGATGGAAGGTGAAGGTGGAGCTATCGCAGGTCGAGCTGAGAGAG ATGAGCCAGAAAGTCACAACACTGGAGCAGGAGGTTGAGAGACTAAGTGATGGAGTGGAATTGGAAAAT TTGAGAAGAGAGAAGCAGCACTTGGAGTCAGAGTTGGAGAGGGCAGAGCGCGAGAGTGCCACGTACGTGACAGAGGTCCGAGAG CTCAAAGATCTGTTGACTGAATTGCAGACCAGACTTGATGGCTCATATACAGAAGCCATCAGGCAGAATGAGGAGCTGAATTTG CTGAAGACTCAGCTCACAGTGACCCTATCCAAACTGGAGGCAGAAGAGAATGAGAGGCAGCAGGTTGCAGGTGATCTCTATAAG GCCCAGCAATCTTTAGACCTGATCCAAGGGGAGCTCTCCAAAGTGACAGACAACGCAGATGGCCTGATAGAGAACAGCAGTTTGTCCTCACAAAGA GAAGAGCTCGACAGAAATGAAAAGATGACTGCAGGACTCAACCAAACAGTCTGGGAATTGCAGCAGCTGCTACAAAGTGTTAGCCGACAACTCACCAAGGATGCG GAGGCTGACAAAGATGTGTTGAAACTATAG